A single genomic interval of Schistocerca piceifrons isolate TAMUIC-IGC-003096 unplaced genomic scaffold, iqSchPice1.1 HiC_scaffold_2095, whole genome shotgun sequence harbors:
- the LOC124741997 gene encoding piggyBac transposable element-derived protein 4-like: CHGSAVIHVKTYLCVLSLYIIQLFVIMFRRGLSDAEIADLINHSDTLDNVESDSDDSECNGVFEEDEIDDSLSSDEDENDVEGVASNPAAVPYPKDSEWTAVDTYRPLPVNTTPRQILVDIDESSSVLDCSKVFLTDSDVNELKRQTNLYASQTIQKKRRGNNLKPHSVLSSWKPVTISEMRRFLGIIFHMCVSKKPKIADHWSTNPVLSCNFCPHVMSRLRFTQILSCLHLVDNSNQKKPGEDGFHPLYKVLPYYNNLKERCIQAYRPSEKVTIDEGICPFRGRVSFRVYMQNKPHKYGLKVYAVAEASSGYVVNFEVYAGKHIVDNSSSAVILRLLSDSSLLNKGHTVYLDRFYSSPELFQQLAEKGTGAVGTVNKSRKGLPKDLVSATLKKGEMSFRRKDNVLAMKWKDKRDVYTLSTRHQATFGTHTKRNGSVVLKPLQVLDYNLNKIGVDIGDQRLQYNPFQHRTVKWWRKLYFHLLLMGVSNAFWLYNAVHRKKITITDFITVLAVQLVEDDTLEFIPRNEGTVGRLTKRHFLQHIPATTKKYAARVCHVCSSRSKKQSGKASRKETRYECEQCGVALCLEPCFKIFHTKKQYDSV, encoded by the exons atgtcacggcagcgctgtaattcatgttaaaacttatctttgcgttctcagtctgtatatcattcagttgtttgtcatcatgtttcggcgcggtttatcagacgcagaaattgcggatttgatcaatcatagcgacactctggataatgtagagagtgattcagacgattctgaatgcaatggtgtgtttgaag aagacgagattgatgacagtttgtcttcagatgaagacgagaatgatgttgaaggtgttgcttcaaatccagcagctgtgccgtatccgaaagacagtgagtggactgcagttgacacctaccgacctctgcctgtcaacacgacacccaggcagatactagtggatattgatgagtcgagttctgtactggattgcagtaaagtgttccttactgacagtgacgtaaatgaactcaagagacagacaaatttgtatgcatcacagacaatacagaagaaaagaagaggaaataatctgaagccccattcagttttgagttcgtggaagccagtgactataagtgagatgaggcgtttcttgggtattattttccacatgtgtgtttcgaaaaagcccaaaattgcggaccattggagcactaatcctgttcttagttgtaacttttgtccccatgtcatgagccgtttgcgtttcactcagatactgtcatgcttgcatcttgttgacaattcaaatcagaaaaaaccaggcgaagatggatttcatccactttacaaagttttgccatattataataatttgaaggagcgatgtatccaggcatatcgtccctcagaaaaagtgacaattgatgaaggaatttgcccatttcgaggtcgtgtgagtttccgtgtttacatgcaaaataagcctcataagtatggactgaaagtatatgctgttgctgaagccagtagtggctatgttgtaaattttgaagtttatgctggtaagcatattgttgacaattcttcgtctgcggttattttgcgattgttgtctgacagcagcttgctgaacaaaggccacactgtgtatttagatcgattttattccagtccagagctatttcagcaactggcagagaaaggcactggagctgttggtactgtgaacaaatccaggaaaggattgcctaaagatttagtatctgctacgctgaaaaagggcgaaatgtcttttcggcgtaaagataatgtattggcaatgaagtggaaagataagagagatgtgtatacattgtctacaaggcatcaagcaacatttggtacgcatactaagagaaatgggtctgtagtattgaaaccacttcaggtacttgattacaacctcaataaaattggagtggatattggagaccaacgcctgcagtacaatccgttccagcacagaactgtgaaatggtggcgaaaattatatttccatttgctgcttatgggagtatcaaatgcattttggctgtacaatgcagtgcacaggaagaaaattacaataacagactttataacagtgcttgcagttcagcttgttgaagacgacacacttgaattcattccaagaaatgaaggaactgtaggtcggctaacaaagagacattttttgcagcacatacctgcaactactaagaagtatgctgctcgtgtgtgtcacgtgtgcagttccaggagcaagaaacagagtggcaaggcttctcgcaaagagacacgatacgaatgtgaacagtgtggcgttgcactctgcctggaaccttgctttaaaattttccacactaaaaaacaatatgattctgtgtga